A single genomic interval of Primulina huaijiensis isolate GDHJ02 chromosome 7, ASM1229523v2, whole genome shotgun sequence harbors:
- the LOC140981001 gene encoding uncharacterized protein isoform X2: MPESDRNPKRKSLITSGLVSIISVFVTQLTLFLLPQFLPTLSLLTLLPLSALLIVVVMGLGRCCKKVLGVRASAPAFVFFSIIFIWAVYIYVVRQVISPVMDIVFNIEIVTVVIGLLGIMSVDPGFVKDQSCCLNTVVKSYPNEVQEDGGVVQQESLTEESFTALRRVRYCRHCDNYIMGFDHHCPAFGNCIGKKNHFFFIVLLVGIVASEASYFACASQYTTKSLSSTKVGRESTASRNLVLGTMLFSLIQVVWQVVFIAWHVYCACFNIKTDEWINWEKYPEFHVEVIPCSGVTQTVREFKNPYDKGIVNNLKDFIAGK, from the exons ATGCCGGAATCAGACCGAAATCCAAAACGTAAATCTTTGATAACGAGCGGTCTGGTATCCATCATCTCTGTTTTCGTCACTCAGTTAACTCTCTTCTTACTTCCTCAGTTCCTTCCCACCTTATCCCTCCTCACTCTCCTTCCTCTCTCAG CCCTTTTGATTGTGGTTGTGATGGGATTGGGGAGATGCTGCAAGAAGGTTTTGGGTGTGAGAGCTTCGGCCCCAGCTTTCGTTTTCTTTAGCATAATTTTTATCTGGGCTGTTTACATTTATGTGGTTCGCCAGG TCATTTCACCTGTGATGGACATTGTATTCAACATAGAGATCGTCACGGTGGTGATTGGTCTTCTTGG TATCATGTCAGTTGACCCTGGATTTGTAAAAGATCAATCTTGCTGCCTCAACACAGTCGTCAAAAGTTATCCCAACGAAGTTCAAGAGGATGGAGGGGTTGTACAA CAGGAATCTCTTACTGAAGAA AGTTTTACCGCGCTCAGGAGGGTAAGATATTGCAGGCACTGCGACAATTACATAATGGGTTTTGACCACCATTGCCCTGCTTTTGGAAATTGTATAG gtaaaaaaaatcattttttcttcATCGTACTTCTTGTTGGAATTGTCGCATCTGAGGCATCTTATTTTGCATGTGCTTCTCAGT ACACTACAAAATCTCTAAGTTCAACCAAAGTTGGAAGAGAG TCTACTGCTTCCAGAAATTTGGTTCTTGGTACAATGTTGTTTTCTCTAATTCAAGTGGTTTGGCAG GTGGTTTTTATTGCGTGGCATGTCTACTGTGCGTGTTTTAACATCAAAACCGATGAATGG ATAAACTGGGAAAAATATCCAGAGTTCCATGTTGAGGTCATCCCTTGCTCTG GCGTTACTCAAACTGTAAGAGAGTTCAAGAATCCGTACGACAAGGGAATTGTGAACAATCTGAAGGATTTTATCGcaggaaaataa
- the LOC140981001 gene encoding uncharacterized protein isoform X8, protein MGLGRCCKKVLGVRASAPAFVFFSIIFIWAVYIYVVRQVISPVMDIVFNIEIVTVVIGLLGIMSVDPGFVKDQSCCLNTVVKSYPNEVQEDGGVVQQESLTEESFTALRRVRYCRHCDNYIMGFDHHCPAFGNCIGKKNHFFFIVLLVGIVASEASYFACASQYTTKSLSSTKVGREQSTASRNLVLGTMLFSLIQVVWQVVFIAWHVYCACFNIKTDEWINWEKYPEFHVEVIPCSGVTQTVREFKNPYDKGIVNNLKDFIAGK, encoded by the exons ATGGGATTGGGGAGATGCTGCAAGAAGGTTTTGGGTGTGAGAGCTTCGGCCCCAGCTTTCGTTTTCTTTAGCATAATTTTTATCTGGGCTGTTTACATTTATGTGGTTCGCCAGG TCATTTCACCTGTGATGGACATTGTATTCAACATAGAGATCGTCACGGTGGTGATTGGTCTTCTTGG TATCATGTCAGTTGACCCTGGATTTGTAAAAGATCAATCTTGCTGCCTCAACACAGTCGTCAAAAGTTATCCCAACGAAGTTCAAGAGGATGGAGGGGTTGTACAA CAGGAATCTCTTACTGAAGAA AGTTTTACCGCGCTCAGGAGGGTAAGATATTGCAGGCACTGCGACAATTACATAATGGGTTTTGACCACCATTGCCCTGCTTTTGGAAATTGTATAG gtaaaaaaaatcattttttcttcATCGTACTTCTTGTTGGAATTGTCGCATCTGAGGCATCTTATTTTGCATGTGCTTCTCAGT ACACTACAAAATCTCTAAGTTCAACCAAAGTTGGAAGAGAG CAGTCTACTGCTTCCAGAAATTTGGTTCTTGGTACAATGTTGTTTTCTCTAATTCAAGTGGTTTGGCAG GTGGTTTTTATTGCGTGGCATGTCTACTGTGCGTGTTTTAACATCAAAACCGATGAATGG ATAAACTGGGAAAAATATCCAGAGTTCCATGTTGAGGTCATCCCTTGCTCTG GCGTTACTCAAACTGTAAGAGAGTTCAAGAATCCGTACGACAAGGGAATTGTGAACAATCTGAAGGATTTTATCGcaggaaaataa
- the LOC140981001 gene encoding uncharacterized protein isoform X4: protein MPESDRNPKRKSLITSGLVSIISVFVTQLTLFLLPQFLPTLSLLTLLPLSALLIVVVMGLGRCCKKVLGVRASAPAFVFFSIIFIWAVYIYVVRQVISPVMDIVFNIEIVTVVIGLLGIMSVDPGFVKDQSCCLNTVVKSYPNEVQEDGGQESLTEESFTALRRVRYCRHCDNYIMGFDHHCPAFGNCIGKKNHFFFIVLLVGIVASEASYFACASQYTTKSLSSTKVGREQSTASRNLVLGTMLFSLIQVVWQVVFIAWHVYCACFNIKTDEWINWEKYPEFHVEVIPCSGVTQTVREFKNPYDKGIVNNLKDFIAGK from the exons ATGCCGGAATCAGACCGAAATCCAAAACGTAAATCTTTGATAACGAGCGGTCTGGTATCCATCATCTCTGTTTTCGTCACTCAGTTAACTCTCTTCTTACTTCCTCAGTTCCTTCCCACCTTATCCCTCCTCACTCTCCTTCCTCTCTCAG CCCTTTTGATTGTGGTTGTGATGGGATTGGGGAGATGCTGCAAGAAGGTTTTGGGTGTGAGAGCTTCGGCCCCAGCTTTCGTTTTCTTTAGCATAATTTTTATCTGGGCTGTTTACATTTATGTGGTTCGCCAGG TCATTTCACCTGTGATGGACATTGTATTCAACATAGAGATCGTCACGGTGGTGATTGGTCTTCTTGG TATCATGTCAGTTGACCCTGGATTTGTAAAAGATCAATCTTGCTGCCTCAACACAGTCGTCAAAAGTTATCCCAACGAAGTTCAAGAGGATGGAGGG CAGGAATCTCTTACTGAAGAA AGTTTTACCGCGCTCAGGAGGGTAAGATATTGCAGGCACTGCGACAATTACATAATGGGTTTTGACCACCATTGCCCTGCTTTTGGAAATTGTATAG gtaaaaaaaatcattttttcttcATCGTACTTCTTGTTGGAATTGTCGCATCTGAGGCATCTTATTTTGCATGTGCTTCTCAGT ACACTACAAAATCTCTAAGTTCAACCAAAGTTGGAAGAGAG CAGTCTACTGCTTCCAGAAATTTGGTTCTTGGTACAATGTTGTTTTCTCTAATTCAAGTGGTTTGGCAG GTGGTTTTTATTGCGTGGCATGTCTACTGTGCGTGTTTTAACATCAAAACCGATGAATGG ATAAACTGGGAAAAATATCCAGAGTTCCATGTTGAGGTCATCCCTTGCTCTG GCGTTACTCAAACTGTAAGAGAGTTCAAGAATCCGTACGACAAGGGAATTGTGAACAATCTGAAGGATTTTATCGcaggaaaataa
- the LOC140981001 gene encoding uncharacterized protein isoform X1 produces MPESDRNPKRKSLITSGLVSIISVFVTQLTLFLLPQFLPTLSLLTLLPLSALLIVVVMGLGRCCKKVLGVRASAPAFVFFSIIFIWAVYIYVVRQVISPVMDIVFNIEIVTVVIGLLGIMSVDPGFVKDQSCCLNTVVKSYPNEVQEDGGVVQQESLTEESFTALRRVRYCRHCDNYIMGFDHHCPAFGNCIGKKNHFFFIVLLVGIVASEASYFACASQYTTKSLSSTKVGREQSTASRNLVLGTMLFSLIQVVWQVVFIAWHVYCACFNIKTDEWINWEKYPEFHVEVIPCSGVTQTVREFKNPYDKGIVNNLKDFIAGK; encoded by the exons ATGCCGGAATCAGACCGAAATCCAAAACGTAAATCTTTGATAACGAGCGGTCTGGTATCCATCATCTCTGTTTTCGTCACTCAGTTAACTCTCTTCTTACTTCCTCAGTTCCTTCCCACCTTATCCCTCCTCACTCTCCTTCCTCTCTCAG CCCTTTTGATTGTGGTTGTGATGGGATTGGGGAGATGCTGCAAGAAGGTTTTGGGTGTGAGAGCTTCGGCCCCAGCTTTCGTTTTCTTTAGCATAATTTTTATCTGGGCTGTTTACATTTATGTGGTTCGCCAGG TCATTTCACCTGTGATGGACATTGTATTCAACATAGAGATCGTCACGGTGGTGATTGGTCTTCTTGG TATCATGTCAGTTGACCCTGGATTTGTAAAAGATCAATCTTGCTGCCTCAACACAGTCGTCAAAAGTTATCCCAACGAAGTTCAAGAGGATGGAGGGGTTGTACAA CAGGAATCTCTTACTGAAGAA AGTTTTACCGCGCTCAGGAGGGTAAGATATTGCAGGCACTGCGACAATTACATAATGGGTTTTGACCACCATTGCCCTGCTTTTGGAAATTGTATAG gtaaaaaaaatcattttttcttcATCGTACTTCTTGTTGGAATTGTCGCATCTGAGGCATCTTATTTTGCATGTGCTTCTCAGT ACACTACAAAATCTCTAAGTTCAACCAAAGTTGGAAGAGAG CAGTCTACTGCTTCCAGAAATTTGGTTCTTGGTACAATGTTGTTTTCTCTAATTCAAGTGGTTTGGCAG GTGGTTTTTATTGCGTGGCATGTCTACTGTGCGTGTTTTAACATCAAAACCGATGAATGG ATAAACTGGGAAAAATATCCAGAGTTCCATGTTGAGGTCATCCCTTGCTCTG GCGTTACTCAAACTGTAAGAGAGTTCAAGAATCCGTACGACAAGGGAATTGTGAACAATCTGAAGGATTTTATCGcaggaaaataa
- the LOC140981001 gene encoding uncharacterized protein isoform X3 — protein sequence MPESDRNPKRKSLITSGLVSIISVFVTQLTLFLLPQFLPTLSLLTLLPLSALLIVVVMGLGRCCKKVLGVRASAPAFVFFSIIFIWAVYIYVVRQVISPVMDIVFNIEIVTVVIGLLGIMSVDPGFVKDQSCCLNTVVKSYPNEVQEDGGVVQESLTEESFTALRRVRYCRHCDNYIMGFDHHCPAFGNCIGKKNHFFFIVLLVGIVASEASYFACASQYTTKSLSSTKVGREQSTASRNLVLGTMLFSLIQVVWQVVFIAWHVYCACFNIKTDEWINWEKYPEFHVEVIPCSGVTQTVREFKNPYDKGIVNNLKDFIAGK from the exons ATGCCGGAATCAGACCGAAATCCAAAACGTAAATCTTTGATAACGAGCGGTCTGGTATCCATCATCTCTGTTTTCGTCACTCAGTTAACTCTCTTCTTACTTCCTCAGTTCCTTCCCACCTTATCCCTCCTCACTCTCCTTCCTCTCTCAG CCCTTTTGATTGTGGTTGTGATGGGATTGGGGAGATGCTGCAAGAAGGTTTTGGGTGTGAGAGCTTCGGCCCCAGCTTTCGTTTTCTTTAGCATAATTTTTATCTGGGCTGTTTACATTTATGTGGTTCGCCAGG TCATTTCACCTGTGATGGACATTGTATTCAACATAGAGATCGTCACGGTGGTGATTGGTCTTCTTGG TATCATGTCAGTTGACCCTGGATTTGTAAAAGATCAATCTTGCTGCCTCAACACAGTCGTCAAAAGTTATCCCAACGAAGTTCAAGAGGATGGAGGGGTTGTACAA GAATCTCTTACTGAAGAA AGTTTTACCGCGCTCAGGAGGGTAAGATATTGCAGGCACTGCGACAATTACATAATGGGTTTTGACCACCATTGCCCTGCTTTTGGAAATTGTATAG gtaaaaaaaatcattttttcttcATCGTACTTCTTGTTGGAATTGTCGCATCTGAGGCATCTTATTTTGCATGTGCTTCTCAGT ACACTACAAAATCTCTAAGTTCAACCAAAGTTGGAAGAGAG CAGTCTACTGCTTCCAGAAATTTGGTTCTTGGTACAATGTTGTTTTCTCTAATTCAAGTGGTTTGGCAG GTGGTTTTTATTGCGTGGCATGTCTACTGTGCGTGTTTTAACATCAAAACCGATGAATGG ATAAACTGGGAAAAATATCCAGAGTTCCATGTTGAGGTCATCCCTTGCTCTG GCGTTACTCAAACTGTAAGAGAGTTCAAGAATCCGTACGACAAGGGAATTGTGAACAATCTGAAGGATTTTATCGcaggaaaataa
- the LOC140981001 gene encoding uncharacterized protein isoform X7 produces the protein MPESDRNPKLPSHLIPPHSPSSLSPFDCGCDGIGEMLQEGFGFISPVMDIVFNIEIVTVVIGLLGIMSVDPGFVKDQSCCLNTVVKSYPNEVQEDGGVVQQESLTEESFTALRRVRYCRHCDNYIMGFDHHCPAFGNCIGKKNHFFFIVLLVGIVASEASYFACASQYTTKSLSSTKVGREQSTASRNLVLGTMLFSLIQVVWQVVFIAWHVYCACFNIKTDEWINWEKYPEFHVEVIPCSGVTQTVREFKNPYDKGIVNNLKDFIAGK, from the exons ATGCCGGAATCAGACCGAAATCCAAAAC TTCCTTCCCACCTTATCCCTCCTCACTCTCCTTCCTCTCTCAG CCCTTTTGATTGTGGTTGTGATGGGATTGGGGAGATGCTGCAAGAAGGTTTTGGGT TCATTTCACCTGTGATGGACATTGTATTCAACATAGAGATCGTCACGGTGGTGATTGGTCTTCTTGG TATCATGTCAGTTGACCCTGGATTTGTAAAAGATCAATCTTGCTGCCTCAACACAGTCGTCAAAAGTTATCCCAACGAAGTTCAAGAGGATGGAGGGGTTGTACAA CAGGAATCTCTTACTGAAGAA AGTTTTACCGCGCTCAGGAGGGTAAGATATTGCAGGCACTGCGACAATTACATAATGGGTTTTGACCACCATTGCCCTGCTTTTGGAAATTGTATAG gtaaaaaaaatcattttttcttcATCGTACTTCTTGTTGGAATTGTCGCATCTGAGGCATCTTATTTTGCATGTGCTTCTCAGT ACACTACAAAATCTCTAAGTTCAACCAAAGTTGGAAGAGAG CAGTCTACTGCTTCCAGAAATTTGGTTCTTGGTACAATGTTGTTTTCTCTAATTCAAGTGGTTTGGCAG GTGGTTTTTATTGCGTGGCATGTCTACTGTGCGTGTTTTAACATCAAAACCGATGAATGG ATAAACTGGGAAAAATATCCAGAGTTCCATGTTGAGGTCATCCCTTGCTCTG GCGTTACTCAAACTGTAAGAGAGTTCAAGAATCCGTACGACAAGGGAATTGTGAACAATCTGAAGGATTTTATCGcaggaaaataa
- the LOC140981001 gene encoding uncharacterized protein isoform X6: MPESDRNPKRKSLITSGLVSIISVFVTQLTLFLLPQFLPTLSLLTLLPLSVISPVMDIVFNIEIVTVVIGLLGIMSVDPGFVKDQSCCLNTVVKSYPNEVQEDGGVVQQESLTEESFTALRRVRYCRHCDNYIMGFDHHCPAFGNCIGKKNHFFFIVLLVGIVASEASYFACASQYTTKSLSSTKVGREQSTASRNLVLGTMLFSLIQVVWQVVFIAWHVYCACFNIKTDEWINWEKYPEFHVEVIPCSGVTQTVREFKNPYDKGIVNNLKDFIAGK, from the exons ATGCCGGAATCAGACCGAAATCCAAAACGTAAATCTTTGATAACGAGCGGTCTGGTATCCATCATCTCTGTTTTCGTCACTCAGTTAACTCTCTTCTTACTTCCTCAGTTCCTTCCCACCTTATCCCTCCTCACTCTCCTTCCTCTCTCAG TCATTTCACCTGTGATGGACATTGTATTCAACATAGAGATCGTCACGGTGGTGATTGGTCTTCTTGG TATCATGTCAGTTGACCCTGGATTTGTAAAAGATCAATCTTGCTGCCTCAACACAGTCGTCAAAAGTTATCCCAACGAAGTTCAAGAGGATGGAGGGGTTGTACAA CAGGAATCTCTTACTGAAGAA AGTTTTACCGCGCTCAGGAGGGTAAGATATTGCAGGCACTGCGACAATTACATAATGGGTTTTGACCACCATTGCCCTGCTTTTGGAAATTGTATAG gtaaaaaaaatcattttttcttcATCGTACTTCTTGTTGGAATTGTCGCATCTGAGGCATCTTATTTTGCATGTGCTTCTCAGT ACACTACAAAATCTCTAAGTTCAACCAAAGTTGGAAGAGAG CAGTCTACTGCTTCCAGAAATTTGGTTCTTGGTACAATGTTGTTTTCTCTAATTCAAGTGGTTTGGCAG GTGGTTTTTATTGCGTGGCATGTCTACTGTGCGTGTTTTAACATCAAAACCGATGAATGG ATAAACTGGGAAAAATATCCAGAGTTCCATGTTGAGGTCATCCCTTGCTCTG GCGTTACTCAAACTGTAAGAGAGTTCAAGAATCCGTACGACAAGGGAATTGTGAACAATCTGAAGGATTTTATCGcaggaaaataa
- the LOC140981001 gene encoding uncharacterized protein isoform X5: MPESDRNPKRKSLITSGLVSIISVFVTQLTLFLLPQFLPTLSLLTLLPLSALLIVVVMGLGRCCKKVLGVRASAPAFVFFSIIFIWAVYIYVVRQVISPVMDIVFNIEIVTVVIGLLGIMSVDPGFVKDQSCCLNTVVKSYPNEVQEDGGESLTEESFTALRRVRYCRHCDNYIMGFDHHCPAFGNCIGKKNHFFFIVLLVGIVASEASYFACASQYTTKSLSSTKVGREQSTASRNLVLGTMLFSLIQVVWQVVFIAWHVYCACFNIKTDEWINWEKYPEFHVEVIPCSGVTQTVREFKNPYDKGIVNNLKDFIAGK; this comes from the exons ATGCCGGAATCAGACCGAAATCCAAAACGTAAATCTTTGATAACGAGCGGTCTGGTATCCATCATCTCTGTTTTCGTCACTCAGTTAACTCTCTTCTTACTTCCTCAGTTCCTTCCCACCTTATCCCTCCTCACTCTCCTTCCTCTCTCAG CCCTTTTGATTGTGGTTGTGATGGGATTGGGGAGATGCTGCAAGAAGGTTTTGGGTGTGAGAGCTTCGGCCCCAGCTTTCGTTTTCTTTAGCATAATTTTTATCTGGGCTGTTTACATTTATGTGGTTCGCCAGG TCATTTCACCTGTGATGGACATTGTATTCAACATAGAGATCGTCACGGTGGTGATTGGTCTTCTTGG TATCATGTCAGTTGACCCTGGATTTGTAAAAGATCAATCTTGCTGCCTCAACACAGTCGTCAAAAGTTATCCCAACGAAGTTCAAGAGGATGGAGGG GAATCTCTTACTGAAGAA AGTTTTACCGCGCTCAGGAGGGTAAGATATTGCAGGCACTGCGACAATTACATAATGGGTTTTGACCACCATTGCCCTGCTTTTGGAAATTGTATAG gtaaaaaaaatcattttttcttcATCGTACTTCTTGTTGGAATTGTCGCATCTGAGGCATCTTATTTTGCATGTGCTTCTCAGT ACACTACAAAATCTCTAAGTTCAACCAAAGTTGGAAGAGAG CAGTCTACTGCTTCCAGAAATTTGGTTCTTGGTACAATGTTGTTTTCTCTAATTCAAGTGGTTTGGCAG GTGGTTTTTATTGCGTGGCATGTCTACTGTGCGTGTTTTAACATCAAAACCGATGAATGG ATAAACTGGGAAAAATATCCAGAGTTCCATGTTGAGGTCATCCCTTGCTCTG GCGTTACTCAAACTGTAAGAGAGTTCAAGAATCCGTACGACAAGGGAATTGTGAACAATCTGAAGGATTTTATCGcaggaaaataa